One segment of Campylobacter hominis ATCC BAA-381 DNA contains the following:
- the dnaG gene encoding DNA primase, producing the protein MIAKESIDKLIQISDIVEVIGHYLDVKKSGANFQAICPFHNDTHPSLMISPTKQIYHCFVCEAGGGAINFIMEYEKVGFVEAVQILAKMYNFELSYTSDDFADKEKKDDKKILEMLNAYYQSLLYSNKKAIDYLYSRGLDDKTIQNFGLGWAPGSANTIRALENEQIEPGEALAVGAIKQNENGFYASFIDRITFPIFDERSRIVGFGGRTLNSENKAKYVNSPDSSVFNKSKIFYAYDLARKDAVKKNELIICEGYMDVIMLHKAGITNAVAVLGTALTEQHLPILKRMKFHIILSFDGDTAGIRAAVRSAELLLKNEINTSVVIIENGADPADMVFAGKIDELREIYSKGVEGGEFLIRQIASNFDLSKPILRKEALSEIQKLTFSLDSIVAMGYENLVSAVLNLPIGSFSLTNKKNNLSSSPEIPLMPKAHKKDIAELEILKTMISDENFKLLGLDELKSKNFRAHADIFEILKSGVKWQENPILRELMIDDSIKESNNLRSFSKAISILKINFCKNELLRLARSDEKDKFIKMEQIRQEIKELS; encoded by the coding sequence ATGATAGCAAAAGAAAGTATAGACAAACTCATACAAATATCAGATATTGTTGAAGTTATAGGACATTATTTGGATGTCAAAAAAAGCGGTGCAAATTTTCAGGCGATTTGTCCGTTTCATAATGATACACATCCAAGTTTAATGATAAGTCCGACTAAACAAATTTACCACTGTTTTGTTTGTGAAGCGGGCGGCGGGGCGATAAATTTTATAATGGAATATGAAAAAGTCGGTTTTGTGGAAGCTGTCCAAATTTTAGCTAAAATGTATAATTTTGAGCTAAGTTACACAAGCGATGATTTTGCCGACAAAGAAAAAAAAGACGATAAAAAAATTTTGGAAATGCTGAATGCTTATTATCAAAGTTTGTTGTATTCAAATAAAAAAGCTATAGATTATCTTTATTCGCGTGGGCTTGATGATAAAACGATACAAAATTTCGGGCTTGGATGGGCGCCTGGTTCCGCAAATACCATAAGAGCGCTCGAAAATGAACAAATAGAGCCAGGTGAAGCTTTAGCGGTCGGCGCGATCAAACAAAATGAAAACGGTTTTTATGCAAGTTTTATTGATAGAATAACTTTTCCTATTTTTGATGAGAGATCGCGTATTGTCGGTTTTGGCGGTCGCACACTAAATAGTGAAAATAAAGCGAAATATGTAAATAGTCCGGATAGTTCCGTTTTTAATAAATCAAAAATTTTTTATGCTTATGATTTGGCACGCAAAGATGCAGTGAAAAAAAATGAACTTATAATTTGCGAAGGCTATATGGATGTGATAATGCTTCATAAAGCAGGAATTACAAACGCTGTAGCTGTGCTAGGAACTGCTCTTACAGAGCAGCATCTGCCGATTTTAAAGCGTATGAAATTTCATATAATTTTAAGTTTTGACGGAGATACGGCAGGAATAAGGGCTGCTGTCAGAAGTGCTGAACTTTTACTTAAAAATGAGATTAACACAAGCGTGGTAATCATTGAAAACGGCGCAGATCCTGCAGATATGGTTTTTGCAGGAAAAATAGATGAGCTTAGGGAAATTTATTCCAAAGGTGTTGAAGGGGGAGAATTTTTAATACGCCAAATTGCTTCAAATTTTGATTTATCAAAACCTATTTTGCGAAAAGAAGCTTTAAGTGAAATTCAAAAGTTAACTTTTTCGCTTGATTCCATTGTCGCTATGGGATATGAAAATTTAGTTTCGGCAGTGCTTAATTTGCCGATCGGCTCATTTTCTTTAACAAATAAAAAAAATAATTTAAGCTCTAGTCCGGAAATACCTCTTATGCCAAAAGCTCATAAAAAAGATATCGCCGAACTTGAAATTTTAAAAACAATGATAAGCGATGAAAATTTCAAACTTCTTGGTTTGGACGAATTAAAAAGCAAAAATTTTAGGGCTCACGCAGATATTTTTGAAATTTTAAAATCAGGTGTAAAATGGCAGGAGAATCCGATTTTAAGGGAACTTATGATTGACGATTCAATTAAAGAAAGTAATAATTTACGCTCTTTTTCAAAAGCGATAAGTATTTTGAAAATTAACTTTTGCAAAAATGAACTTTTGCGTTTGGCAAGAAGCGATGAAAAAGATAAATTTATTAAAATGG
- a CDS encoding tetratricopeptide repeat protein produces the protein MENFLISYRDPIFGLIVLISIILLVAVLSFFWGVFSKKDENHNIEKFIKKFDSANTLSNKYDELLRHLEIGADVLAILASTFVKSGDFEKAISVYIIALSKTNDKKERVFLLTSLGKVYFKAGFLERAENVLLQSLKLSPRNPEALKILSVIYERLKFYDKALESIDALTEQGEETYALNCYIQALIIKNDRNLSFNEKISRILALNFDSAKRMALELYLQNKEPLENFKNFPELKNCIDLIYPLNFAVNTDDNEFKELFYTKNLTSQNGESQIFEINALSALKKTNFSDATLKFSYICQNCKSSLPTFFYRCPMCYSLQSVQIIPQITKKTDEISQTF, from the coding sequence TTGGAAAATTTTTTAATTAGTTACAGAGATCCGATTTTTGGACTTATAGTTCTTATAAGTATCATACTTTTAGTAGCTGTGCTTAGCTTTTTTTGGGGAGTTTTTAGCAAAAAGGATGAAAATCACAATATAGAAAAATTTATAAAGAAATTCGATAGCGCAAACACACTTTCAAATAAATACGACGAACTTTTAAGGCACCTTGAGATAGGAGCCGATGTGCTGGCGATTTTAGCTTCCACATTTGTTAAAAGCGGAGATTTCGAGAAAGCTATCAGCGTATATATCATCGCACTTTCAAAAACAAACGACAAAAAAGAGCGTGTATTTTTACTTACAAGTCTAGGAAAAGTTTATTTTAAGGCCGGCTTTTTAGAACGAGCGGAAAATGTTTTGCTGCAAAGTTTAAAATTGTCACCCAGAAATCCCGAAGCTCTTAAAATTTTAAGCGTAATTTATGAAAGATTGAAATTTTATGATAAAGCGCTTGAAAGTATAGACGCTCTTACCGAGCAAGGCGAAGAGACATACGCACTGAATTGCTATATTCAGGCACTTATTATAAAAAACGATAGAAATTTAAGTTTTAATGAGAAAATTTCGCGCATTTTAGCACTGAATTTTGATAGTGCAAAACGAATGGCGCTGGAACTTTATCTGCAAAACAAAGAGCCTTTGGAAAATTTTAAAAATTTCCCGGAATTAAAAAATTGCATTGATTTGATTTATCCTTTAAATTTTGCCGTAAATACCGATGATAATGAATTTAAAGAGCTTTTTTATACGAAAAATTTAACTTCGCAAAACGGCGAAAGTCAAATTTTTGAGATAAATGCGCTTTCAGCTTTAAAAAAGACAAATTTCAGCGACGCAACCTTGAAGTTCAGCTATATTTGCCAAAATTGCAAAAGTTCGCTTCCTACGTTTTTTTATCGCTGTCCTATGTGTTATAGTTTGCAAAGCGTGCAAATAATCCCGCAAATTACAAAAAAAACAGATGAAATCAGTCAAACTTTTTAG
- the rnhA gene encoding ribonuclease HI: MKSVKLFSDGSCLGNPGIGGWAYILEFNGHEKCECGGEMLTTNNKMELRAAIEGLKALKEPCEVKIFTDSSYVTNSINGWLEKWVAKNFKGKQNVELWREFLRVSAMHKISAFWVKGHAGHPQNERCDEMARNFAQNLKGA; this comes from the coding sequence ATGAAATCAGTCAAACTTTTTAGCGACGGCTCTTGCCTTGGAAATCCGGGAATTGGAGGTTGGGCTTATATTTTGGAATTTAACGGACATGAAAAATGCGAATGCGGCGGAGAAATGTTGACTACAAACAATAAAATGGAGCTTCGAGCAGCAATTGAAGGTTTAAAAGCATTAAAAGAACCTTGCGAAGTTAAAATTTTTACGGATAGTTCATATGTAACAAATAGTATAAACGGTTGGCTTGAAAAGTGGGTGGCTAAAAATTTCAAAGGCAAGCAAAATGTAGAGTTATGGCGCGAGTTTTTACGTGTATCGGCAATGCATAAAATTTCAGCTTTTTGGGTAAAAGGGCATGCCGGACATCCGCAAAATGAGCGCTGCGATGAAATGGCGCGTAATTTCGCACAAAATTTGAAAGGAGCCTGA
- the rnc gene encoding ribonuclease III, whose translation MHEIEKILGYKFKNENHLKLALTHKSFKGAQNNERLEFLGDAVMDLIVAEYLYEKFRHTQEGDLSKLRAALVNEKSFAKFARKLKIGENLFLSLGEEHNGGRKKDSILSDAFEAIFGAIYLESGLEVCKSLSIKILEEIFPQIDKSLYKDFKTELQEITQANFALTPTYKLLSATGPDHKKEFEMAVFFDDKKIAAAKGKSKKEAEQKAAKIAIEIAITENIK comes from the coding sequence ATGCATGAAATAGAAAAAATTTTAGGATATAAATTTAAAAATGAAAATCATCTAAAACTTGCTCTGACGCATAAAAGTTTCAAAGGCGCTCAAAATAACGAGCGACTGGAATTTTTGGGAGATGCAGTTATGGATTTGATAGTTGCTGAATATCTTTACGAAAAGTTTCGTCACACGCAAGAAGGCGATTTAAGCAAGCTTAGAGCAGCTCTTGTAAATGAAAAAAGCTTTGCGAAATTTGCAAGAAAACTGAAAATCGGCGAAAATTTGTTTTTATCACTTGGTGAAGAGCACAACGGTGGCAGAAAAAAAGATTCCATTCTTTCAGATGCGTTTGAAGCGATTTTTGGAGCAATTTATCTGGAAAGCGGGCTGGAAGTTTGTAAAAGCCTTTCCATTAAAATTTTAGAGGAAATTTTTCCACAAATCGATAAATCTTTATATAAAGATTTTAAAACCGAACTTCAAGAAATCACGCAGGCAAATTTTGCTTTGACGCCTACTTATAAGCTTTTAAGTGCGACAGGACCGGATCATAAAAAAGAGTTTGAAATGGCTGTTTTTTTTGATGACAAAAAAATCGCCGCCGCAAAAGGAAAAAGCAAAAAAGAAGCTGAACAAAAAGCCGCTAAAATCGCGATTGAAATCGCTATCACGGAAAATATAAAATGA
- a CDS encoding FAD-linked oxidase C-terminal domain-containing protein has protein sequence MNAKHINFLKNSVGADNVYDDDAHLTAYCYDATKNRFKPDAVIFPRNEEDVSKILKYCNENKIAVVPRGAGSGFTGGSLPANGGIILAFEKHMNKILEIDMQNLVAVVQPGVINKDLQKAAEAKGLFYPPDPASQDYCTIGGNVSENAGGMRAAKYGITKDYVMALRAVLPNGEIIRAGKRTIKDVAGYNTAGILIASEGTLAVITEITLKLIAKPKMSETAMGIFDSVDEAMNAVYKTMAGGVVPVAMEFLDNLSIRAVEEKFHKGLSVDAGAILITEVDGNSKDDLSRQLDLIEAAFKENGCTNFKRAKDKQESDDIWFARRNVSQAITIYGNKKLNEDITVPRSKLPELLKKIGEVAQEHALKVPCFGHTGDGNVHTNVMVEDGNDKAQLENGQKAIEKIFKIAVDLGGTLSGEHGIGLSKAPFMHLAFSEAEMNLFRTVKKAFDPNNILNPGKMGL, from the coding sequence ATGAACGCTAAACATATAAATTTTTTAAAAAACTCGGTTGGCGCGGATAATGTTTACGATGATGACGCGCATTTAACGGCATACTGCTACGACGCGACAAAAAATCGCTTCAAACCGGACGCCGTCATATTTCCACGAAATGAAGAAGATGTAAGCAAAATTTTAAAATACTGCAATGAAAATAAAATTGCAGTTGTGCCAAGAGGCGCAGGTAGCGGCTTTACAGGCGGAAGTTTGCCGGCAAACGGCGGTATAATTCTAGCCTTTGAAAAACATATGAATAAAATTTTAGAAATCGATATGCAAAATTTAGTCGCTGTCGTACAACCTGGCGTTATAAATAAAGATTTGCAAAAAGCGGCCGAAGCAAAAGGACTTTTCTACCCGCCTGATCCTGCAAGTCAAGATTATTGCACGATCGGTGGTAATGTAAGCGAAAATGCGGGCGGAATGAGAGCCGCAAAATACGGCATAACAAAAGATTATGTAATGGCGCTTCGCGCCGTTTTGCCAAATGGAGAGATAATAAGAGCCGGAAAGCGCACGATAAAAGATGTCGCAGGATACAATACCGCAGGAATTTTAATCGCCAGTGAAGGCACTTTGGCAGTTATTACTGAAATCACCTTAAAACTTATAGCAAAACCGAAAATGAGTGAAACCGCAATGGGAATTTTTGATTCCGTAGATGAAGCGATGAATGCCGTTTATAAAACAATGGCGGGTGGCGTAGTGCCTGTAGCAATGGAATTTTTGGATAATCTTAGCATTCGCGCCGTTGAAGAAAAATTTCACAAAGGTTTATCCGTTGATGCTGGAGCGATTTTGATAACCGAAGTAGATGGAAACTCAAAAGATGATTTATCACGCCAACTTGATTTAATAGAAGCGGCTTTTAAAGAAAACGGATGCACAAATTTTAAGCGCGCCAAAGATAAACAGGAAAGTGATGACATCTGGTTCGCAAGAAGAAATGTAAGTCAGGCAATCACAATTTACGGAAATAAAAAACTGAACGAAGACATCACCGTTCCGCGCTCAAAGCTACCGGAACTTTTGAAAAAAATAGGCGAAGTGGCGCAAGAGCACGCGTTAAAAGTACCTTGTTTCGGACATACCGGCGATGGAAATGTGCATACAAACGTTATGGTGGAAGACGGAAACGATAAAGCGCAACTTGAAAACGGGCAAAAGGCAATCGAAAAAATATTTAAAATCGCCGTTGATTTAGGTGGAACTTTGAGTGGAGAACACGGCATAGGATTAAGCAAAGCGCCTTTTATGCACTTGGCTTTTAGTGAAGCCGAGATGAATTTATTTCGCACCGTCAAAAAAGCTTTTGATCCTAATAATATTTTAAATCCCGGAAAAATGGGACTTTAA
- a CDS encoding (Fe-S)-binding protein, which translates to MSKKNEAKFNFKDISDKCVKCGKCIQVCTIHEINRDEVTSPRGFLDLLGAYQNGDLALDKNLKDILQKCFLCTNCVQVCPNSLPVDFAIEQSRNEIRKTHGIAWYKKIVFFFLRNRKILDIVARFGYVFQSCGFKILKEQSSMKMRKIPLVKMDRVLPSLAKKSFLASYEDVIENGGAGKVGIFIGCFANYFYTDIGKSLLKVLKALKIDAYLIKKQKCCGAPQYFTGDFKSVEYLAKFNIEYLESFVGKLDAVIVPEATCCAMIKHDYAKFFWNDKKWKERAEKLSNFIFLATEYLDKKTNLAEILATKKTQNFSVTYHDPCHARKMLGIFKEPRHLIAQNFTIKEMKDSNHCCGFGGVTMQSENYKFAKQSGLIKAQMIKEADATFVSAECSACRMQITDAVNGIKDDTKFKNPIELIAMALKE; encoded by the coding sequence ATGTCAAAAAAAAACGAAGCAAAATTTAATTTTAAAGATATCAGCGATAAATGCGTTAAATGCGGAAAATGCATACAAGTATGCACAATACACGAAATCAATCGCGATGAAGTAACCTCACCGCGCGGATTTTTGGACCTTTTAGGAGCTTATCAGAATGGTGATTTGGCGCTTGATAAAAATCTGAAAGATATTTTGCAAAAGTGCTTTTTATGCACAAACTGCGTGCAAGTCTGTCCAAACTCGCTCCCTGTCGATTTCGCAATCGAACAAAGCAGAAACGAAATAAGGAAAACTCACGGCATTGCGTGGTATAAAAAAATAGTCTTTTTCTTTTTAAGAAACCGCAAAATTTTAGATATCGTAGCGCGTTTCGGATATGTTTTTCAAAGCTGCGGATTTAAAATTTTAAAAGAGCAAAGTTCAATGAAAATGAGAAAAATTCCGCTTGTAAAAATGGATAGAGTGCTTCCGAGCCTAGCAAAAAAAAGTTTTTTAGCCTCTTATGAAGACGTGATTGAAAACGGTGGTGCCGGCAAAGTCGGAATTTTTATCGGCTGTTTTGCAAACTATTTTTATACGGATATCGGCAAAAGTTTGCTTAAAGTTTTAAAAGCCCTTAAAATAGATGCATATCTCATCAAAAAACAAAAATGCTGCGGCGCACCGCAATATTTCACCGGAGATTTTAAAAGTGTCGAATATTTGGCAAAATTTAATATTGAATATTTAGAGAGCTTCGTTGGCAAACTGGATGCCGTAATCGTGCCTGAAGCAACTTGTTGCGCGATGATAAAACATGATTATGCGAAGTTTTTTTGGAATGATAAAAAATGGAAAGAAAGAGCCGAAAAACTCTCGAATTTCATATTTTTAGCTACTGAATATCTCGATAAAAAGACAAATTTAGCCGAAATTCTGGCTACCAAAAAAACTCAAAATTTCAGCGTAACATATCATGATCCATGTCACGCGCGTAAAATGCTTGGAATCTTTAAAGAACCACGCCATCTGATAGCTCAAAATTTTACTATCAAAGAGATGAAAGATAGCAATCATTGCTGCGGTTTTGGCGGCGTTACAATGCAAAGCGAAAATTATAAATTTGCTAAACAGTCAGGACTTATAAAAGCTCAAATGATAAAAGAAGCGGATGCGACTTTCGTAAGTGCCGAATGCAGTGCTTGTAGAATGCAAATCACGGACGCGGTAAACGGCATAAAGGATGATACGAAATTTAAAAATCCTATCGAACTTATCGCAATGGCGTTAAAAGAGTAA
- a CDS encoding DMT family transporter: MKNSYLAGVFLAFISGIIWGFSGVCGEYLFTNKHFDPFWLTSVRLLASGLILFTIVFTKSKFKVFAIFSDRSALFDLGLYAVFGLALCQLTYYFTISYSNAAIATTLQYTAPAMIMIFVCIKERNFPTFREFIALVFATSGIFFFATHGNFQNLVISKEALIIGLLSALCVVIYSIAPIKISQKYGTNAVLALGLIMSGGVFWIFYAIFGGEILPSIDFSAFLVICAIVFLGTICGFSLYMIAVNFIGPKRASLVASIEPLMAALFGHFWLGSKFVFFDYLGFTLIILCAVLLSKK, from the coding sequence GTGAAAAATTCTTATCTGGCAGGCGTATTTTTAGCATTTATAAGCGGCATTATCTGGGGATTTTCCGGTGTTTGCGGTGAATATTTATTTACCAATAAACATTTCGATCCGTTTTGGCTAACTTCAGTGCGACTTTTAGCGAGCGGTTTAATACTTTTTACCATTGTTTTTACAAAATCTAAATTTAAAGTTTTCGCGATTTTTAGCGACCGATCGGCACTTTTTGACTTAGGGCTTTATGCTGTTTTCGGACTTGCGCTTTGCCAACTTACATATTATTTTACAATATCATACTCAAATGCCGCCATAGCTACGACTTTGCAATATACGGCGCCTGCTATGATTATGATATTTGTCTGTATAAAAGAGCGGAATTTTCCCACTTTTAGAGAATTTATCGCACTTGTTTTTGCAACTTCTGGCATTTTTTTCTTTGCAACTCATGGAAATTTTCAAAATTTAGTAATTTCAAAAGAGGCTCTTATAATCGGATTATTATCAGCACTTTGCGTTGTAATTTACAGCATAGCTCCAATTAAAATCAGTCAAAAATACGGCACAAATGCTGTTTTAGCGCTTGGACTTATTATGAGCGGCGGAGTTTTTTGGATTTTTTATGCGATTTTTGGCGGCGAAATTTTACCAAGTATTGATTTTTCCGCATTTTTAGTTATTTGTGCAATTGTATTTTTGGGTACAATTTGCGGTTTTTCATTATATATGATTGCAGTTAACTTTATAGGACCGAAAAGAGCAAGCCTGGTAGCCTCAATTGAACCTCTTATGGCGGCACTTTTCGGACATTTTTGGCTTGGAAGCAAATTTGTATTTTTCGATTATCTGGGTTTTACTTTAATCATTTTGTGTGCAGTTTTACTGAGCAAAAAATAA